One Anolis carolinensis isolate JA03-04 chromosome 4, rAnoCar3.1.pri, whole genome shotgun sequence DNA window includes the following coding sequences:
- the eci2 gene encoding enoyl-CoA delta isomerase 2 isoform X3 has translation MQFSQEDFEKAKDQLKLLEDDPGNEVKLKLYALYKQATEGPCKTPKPGMLDFVKKAKWDAWSSLGSLPQDSARQKYIELVSSLVSADSSMASGSKSDYQTLQVTTKDNITKIVLNRPKKKNAISTKMYNEIIEALEEAAKDDSVITVVTGNGDFYSSGNDMNNYINISPDDVEKKAKESAKMLKSFVGSFIDFPKPLIAVVNGPAVGIAVTLLGLFDIVYATDRATFHTPFSSLGLSPEGCSSYTFPKIMGLAKATEMLIFNRKLTAAEACSQGLVTEVFPDNTFQKEVWARLKAYASLPRNSLKLSKQLIRRTDKEKLNEANSKECACLQEIWASDECMNAVMNFFQKKSKL, from the exons GCTACTGAAGGTCCATGTAAAACTCCAAAGCCAGGTATGTTGGACTTTGTCAAGAAGGCCAAATGGGATGCATGGAGTTCTCTTGGCTCTTTGCCACAG GACAGTGCCAGACAGAAATATATTGAACTCGTATCCAGTTTGGTTTCTGCAGACTCATCTATGGCTTCTGGTAGCAAATCTGACTATCAAACACTACAGGTTACTACCAAAGACAACATCACAAAGATTGTGTTAAATCGTCCTAAGAAGAAAAATGCTATCAGCACAAAG ATGTACAATGAGATCATTGAAGCGCTTGAGGAGGCAGCAAAAGATGACTCTGTTATCACAGTTGTGACAG GTAATGGAGATTTCTACAGTAGTGGAAATGACATGAACAACTATATCAACATCTCACCAGATGATGtagagaagaaagcaaaggagagTGCAAAGATGCTGAA ATCTTTTGTCGGCAGTTTTATTGATTTTCCTAAGCCATTGATTGCCGTTGTGAATGGACCAGCTGTTGGGATCGCTGTGACTCTCCTTGGACTGTTTGACATTGTTTATGCTACTGACAGA GCGACATTTCACACACCTTTTAGCAGCCTGGGTCTGAGTCCAGAAGGATGTTCCTCTtacacatttcccaaaattatggGATTGGCCAAG gcCACTGAAATGCTGATTTTCAACAGGAAGTTGACTGCAGCAGAAGCTTGTTCTCAGGGGCTTGTGACAGAGGTTTTCCCTGACAATACTTTCCAGAAAGAAGTCTGGGCAAGACTAAAGGCATATGCAAGCCTTCCCAGAAAT TCCTTGAAACTCTCTAAACAGTTAATACGAAGGACGGACAAAGAGAAGCTAAATGAAGCTAACTCTAAAGAATGTGCTTGCCTCCAAGAAATATGGGCATCTGATGAGTGCATGAATGCTGTAATGAACTTTTTCCAGAAGAAATCAAAACTCTGA
- the LOC134298233 gene encoding testis expressed protein 56-like produces MMNRMRFFQNFPPLATHRSLGKKVNFVAQTRSGLNLPPLVIYQKLNTYDSQEDIDCAFLKLSDLYGNLKDPLKELLLQCAYEDDEKSFKVSYFDTYPVKKLPQDIYSSPPPHHMPLVKRFFSNKAAIEHKVQEVYRQDTPMATIVARWTPKSMSTQYDQKSVLRELAKFGEIESVTPFGRQTVVVTFREIRSACKAMRAFPPNGPERNMRCFWHHKFMSKYKAPKFRKTKNSATLLTMQLK; encoded by the exons ATGATGAATAGGATGAGATTTTTTCAGAACTTCCCACCACTAGCCACTCATCGGTCACTGGGAAAGAAGGTGAACTTTGTTGCACAAACCAGATCTGGTCTGAACTTGCCACCGCTAGTCATATATCAGAAACTGAATACCTACGACAGCCAGGAAGATATAGACTGTGCATTCCTAAAGCTTTCTGACCTTTATGGCAATTTGAAAGACCCACtaaaggagctgctgcttcagtgTGCTTATGAAGATGATGAAAAAA GTTTTAAAGTCTCCTATTTCGATACGTATCCAGTGAAGAAACTACCTCAGGATATATATTCTTCACCACCACCACATCACATGCCCCTAgtaaaaagatttttttccaaCAAGGCAGCCATAGAACATAAAGTCCAAGAGGTTTACAGACAAGATACTCCAATGGCAACTATAGTCGCAAG ATGGACACCAAAGAGTATGTCAACACAGTATGACCAGAAATCAGTGCTTCGAGAGCTTGCGAAATTTGGTGAGATTGAATCCGTGACTCCTTTCGGAAGACAAACGGTCGTTGTCACATTTAGAGAGATCCGCTCAGCTTGCAAAGCCATGAGAGCTTTCCCACCTAATGGCCCGGAAAGAAATATGCGATGTTTCTGGCATCACAAATTCATGTCCAAATATAAAGCACCCAAATTCCGGAAGACCAAAAACTCAGCAACGTTACTAACCATGCAATTAAAGTAA